A portion of the Tamandua tetradactyla isolate mTamTet1 chromosome 16, mTamTet1.pri, whole genome shotgun sequence genome contains these proteins:
- the GNG8 gene encoding guanine nucleotide-binding protein G(I)/G(S)/G(O) subunit gamma-8 has protein sequence MSNNMAKIAEARKTVEQLKLEVNIDRMKVSQAAAELLAFCEARAKDDPLVTPVPAAENPFRDKRLFCVLL, from the exons ATGTCCAACAACATGGCCAAGATCGCCGAGGCCCGCAAGACGGTGGAGCAGCTGAAGCTGGAGGTGAACATCGACCGCATGAAG GTGTCGCAGGCGGCCGCCGAGCTCCTGGCCTTCTGCGAGGCACGTGCCAAGGACGACCCGCTGGTGACGCCGGTACCCGCCGCCGAGAACCCGTTCCGCGACAAGCGCCTCTTTTGCGTCCTGCTGTGA